A single region of the Massilia sp. erpn genome encodes:
- a CDS encoding cache domain-containing protein, whose translation MKLKQKVIFLAITPLFLALCAIALAVQYQANTLARQQKETIEQAYLASKEAELKHYVTLATHSVSHLYRSGRRDPATLDEAKRILSSLSFGDDGYFFVYDMQGNSLMHPRQPELVGQNLFELRDEQGRPTIQRLLARARAGGGLERYSWVKPSTHKAAPKLGYVIQLEQWGWMMGTGIYLDDVDQALEKVDAQQRGNIRNTMLWIAGIAALSALAVGFSGLALNLSESRVADAKLKALAQRVVESQEEERARLSRDLHDGISQWLVSIKLQIEAGIIRLTGNPEQQKAAQAVFEHTAEQLNNVLGEVRRISHNLRPAILDDLGLAAALAHLAEEFEHDSGTPIDFNAEGCTEGLADVANTVLFRIAQEALTNIERHAGASRIEIRLTGTPERVSLRITDNGSGFDADGIAIHPKRGIGLRNMMERMDAIGGKFEIASSPAGTTVLAQVDNRS comes from the coding sequence ATGAAGTTGAAGCAGAAAGTCATTTTCCTGGCCATCACGCCGCTGTTCCTGGCGCTGTGCGCCATTGCGCTGGCCGTGCAGTACCAGGCCAACACACTGGCGCGCCAGCAGAAGGAAACCATCGAGCAAGCCTACCTCGCCAGCAAGGAGGCGGAACTCAAGCACTACGTGACCCTGGCCACGCATTCCGTGTCCCACCTGTACCGTTCCGGCCGGCGCGACCCCGCCACCTTGGATGAGGCCAAACGCATCCTGTCCTCGCTGAGCTTCGGCGACGATGGCTATTTCTTCGTCTACGATATGCAGGGCAATAGCCTGATGCACCCGCGCCAGCCCGAGCTGGTCGGGCAGAACCTGTTCGAGCTGCGCGACGAGCAAGGCCGCCCCACCATCCAGCGCCTGCTGGCGCGCGCCCGCGCCGGCGGCGGGCTGGAACGCTATTCCTGGGTCAAGCCTTCGACCCACAAGGCCGCGCCCAAACTCGGTTATGTGATCCAGCTGGAGCAATGGGGCTGGATGATGGGCACCGGCATCTATCTCGATGATGTCGACCAGGCGCTGGAGAAGGTCGACGCCCAGCAGCGCGGCAATATCCGCAACACCATGCTGTGGATTGCGGGCATTGCGGCCCTGAGCGCGCTGGCCGTGGGCTTCTCGGGCCTGGCCTTGAATCTGAGCGAGTCGCGCGTGGCCGACGCCAAGCTCAAAGCCCTGGCCCAGCGCGTGGTGGAATCGCAGGAAGAGGAGAGGGCGCGCCTGTCGCGCGATCTGCATGACGGCATCAGCCAGTGGCTGGTATCGATCAAACTGCAGATCGAGGCCGGCATCATCCGCCTGACCGGCAATCCCGAACAACAGAAGGCGGCGCAAGCCGTGTTCGAACACACCGCCGAGCAGTTGAACAATGTGCTGGGCGAAGTGCGCCGCATCTCGCATAATCTGCGTCCCGCGATTCTGGACGATTTGGGCCTGGCTGCGGCCCTGGCCCACCTGGCCGAAGAGTTCGAGCACGATAGCGGCACGCCGATCGATTTCAATGCCGAGGGCTGCACCGAAGGCCTGGCCGACGTGGCTAACACGGTGCTGTTCCGCATTGCCCAGGAAGCGCTGACCAATATCGAGCGCCACGCGGGCGCCAGCCGCATCGAGATCCGCCTGACCGGCACGCCGGAGCGCGTCAGCCTGCGCATCACCGACAACGGCAGTGGCTTCGACGCCGACGGTATCGCCATCCACCCCAAGCGGGGTATAGGATTGCGCAATATGATGGAACGCATGGACGCGATCGGCGGCAAGTTCGAGATCGCATCCTCGCCGGCCGGCACCACGGTGCTGGCCCAGGTAGACAACCGGAGTTAG
- a CDS encoding carbon starvation CstA family protein — protein sequence MNPVLSKFGWAALSLAGAGALGVVALQRGEPISAIWIVIAAVCVYLIAYRFYSLFIARDVMGLDPKRMTPAYKFNDGLDHVPTNKNVLFGHHFAAIAGAGPLVGPVLAAQMGYLPGMLWILAGVVFAGAVQDFMVLFISMRRDGRSLGDLIKSELGPIPGNIALLGTFMIMVIILAVLALIVVKALAGSPWGSFTVMATIPIALFMGVYSRYVRVGRVGEVSLIGFVLLMAAIFGGQYVQENPALAPLFTYTGTELTWMLIGYGFIASVLPVWLLLAPRDYLSTFLKIGTIVGLALGILIAAPYLQMPAVTKFIDGSGPVWSGNLFPFLFITIACGAVSGFHALISSGTTPKMIENETHARFIGYGAMLMESFVAIMALVAASTIEPGVYFAMNSPAALIGTTAESAAQAISQWGFRVTPEMLTQTAKDVGEHTIISRAGGAPTLAVGMAHILSNVLGGKAMMAFWYHFAILFEALFILTAVDAGTRAGRFMLQDLLGAFAPSLKRTDSVFASLLATGLCVAAWGYFLYQGVVDPLGGINTLWPLFGIANQMLAGIALILATCVLFKMKRARFAWVTLLPTVWLLLCTLTAGWQKIFAANPKVGFLAHAAKYQAALDKGEVLAPAKSLDQMRQVIFNDYLDASLAGFFIIVVLSVLIFGVRTALAARANAKPSHKESPVQLMPAT from the coding sequence ATGAACCCTGTTTTGAGCAAATTCGGCTGGGCAGCGCTGTCGCTGGCTGGCGCGGGTGCGCTGGGCGTCGTCGCGCTGCAGCGCGGCGAACCAATCAGCGCCATCTGGATCGTCATCGCGGCCGTCTGCGTGTACCTGATCGCCTACCGTTTCTACAGCCTGTTCATCGCGCGCGACGTGATGGGCCTGGACCCGAAACGCATGACGCCCGCCTACAAATTCAACGATGGCCTGGACCATGTGCCGACCAATAAGAACGTGCTGTTCGGCCACCACTTCGCTGCGATCGCTGGCGCTGGTCCGCTGGTCGGTCCGGTGCTGGCCGCGCAGATGGGCTACCTGCCCGGCATGCTGTGGATTCTGGCCGGCGTGGTGTTTGCCGGCGCGGTGCAGGACTTCATGGTGCTGTTCATCTCCATGCGCCGCGACGGCCGCTCGCTGGGGGATCTGATCAAATCCGAACTGGGACCGATCCCCGGCAATATCGCCCTGCTCGGCACCTTCATGATCATGGTGATCATCCTGGCCGTGCTGGCCCTGATCGTGGTCAAAGCTCTGGCCGGCTCGCCCTGGGGCAGCTTCACCGTGATGGCGACCATCCCCATCGCCCTGTTCATGGGCGTGTATTCGCGCTATGTGCGCGTGGGCCGCGTCGGCGAAGTGTCGCTGATCGGCTTCGTGCTGCTGATGGCAGCCATCTTCGGCGGCCAGTATGTGCAGGAGAATCCGGCCCTGGCGCCGCTGTTCACCTACACCGGCACCGAACTGACCTGGATGCTGATCGGCTACGGCTTCATCGCCTCCGTGCTGCCGGTGTGGCTGCTGCTGGCGCCGCGCGACTACCTGTCCACTTTCCTCAAGATCGGCACCATCGTCGGCCTGGCACTGGGCATCCTGATCGCCGCGCCGTATCTGCAAATGCCGGCCGTGACCAAATTCATCGACGGCAGCGGCCCGGTATGGTCGGGCAACCTCTTCCCCTTCCTGTTCATCACCATCGCCTGCGGCGCCGTTTCCGGCTTCCACGCCCTGATCTCTTCCGGCACCACGCCCAAGATGATCGAGAACGAAACCCACGCCCGCTTCATCGGCTATGGCGCCATGCTGATGGAATCCTTCGTCGCCATCATGGCCCTGGTGGCCGCATCGACCATCGAACCGGGTGTCTACTTCGCCATGAACAGTCCGGCCGCGCTGATCGGCACCACCGCCGAATCGGCCGCGCAAGCGATCTCGCAATGGGGCTTCCGCGTCACGCCGGAAATGCTGACGCAGACCGCCAAGGACGTCGGCGAGCACACCATCATCTCGCGCGCCGGCGGCGCACCGACGCTGGCGGTGGGCATGGCGCATATCCTGTCGAATGTCCTCGGCGGCAAGGCCATGATGGCCTTCTGGTACCACTTCGCCATCCTGTTCGAAGCCCTGTTCATCCTGACCGCCGTCGATGCCGGCACGCGCGCCGGCCGCTTCATGCTGCAGGATTTGCTGGGCGCCTTCGCGCCATCGCTGAAACGCACCGACTCCGTGTTCGCCAGCCTGCTCGCCACCGGCCTGTGCGTGGCTGCCTGGGGCTACTTCCTGTATCAAGGCGTGGTCGATCCGCTGGGCGGCATCAACACCCTGTGGCCGCTGTTCGGCATCGCCAACCAGATGCTGGCCGGGATTGCGCTGATCCTCGCCACCTGCGTGCTGTTCAAGATGAAGCGCGCCCGCTTCGCCTGGGTCACCTTGCTGCCCACCGTCTGGCTGCTGCTGTGCACCCTGACGGCCGGCTGGCAGAAAATCTTCGCCGCCAATCCCAAAGTCGGCTTCCTCGCCCACGCCGCCAAATACCAGGCCGCGCTCGACAAGGGCGAAGTGCTGGCTCCAGCCAAGTCGCTCGACCAGATGCGCCAGGTGATCTTCAACGACTACCTCGACGCCTCGCTGGCCGGCTTCTTCATCATCGTTGTGCTGTCCGTGCTGATCTTCGGCGTGCGCACCGCCCTCGCGGCCCGCGCCAACGCCAAGCCCAGCCACAAGGAAAGCCCGGTGCAACTGATGCCGGCCACCTAA
- a CDS encoding YbdD/YjiX family protein: MLDEIVKAGRYLGQSMRLMVGLPEYDSYVAHREATHPGEPMMSYEEFFRERQEARYGGAGKRGGCC; the protein is encoded by the coding sequence ATGCTCGACGAAATCGTCAAAGCCGGCCGCTACCTCGGGCAAAGCATGCGCCTGATGGTCGGCCTGCCCGAATACGACAGCTACGTCGCCCATCGGGAAGCCACCCACCCCGGCGAACCGATGATGAGCTACGAAGAATTCTTCCGCGAGCGGCAAGAAGCCCGCTACGGCGGCGCCGGCAAGCGCGGCGGCTGCTGCTAA
- a CDS encoding response regulator transcription factor — protein sequence MTIRILLVDDHPLVRDGLRARLEAMPQFDVVAEAGGAAEALEQASVQTPDLVLMDINMRGVNGIEATAQFRERFPDIAVLILSMHDKLEYVSQAIQAGARGYVLKDAPGKDIVVAIETVMSGGIYYSAALARQLARPQNQDNQLTSREHEVLQHIANGQSNKQIARDLDLSVRTVETHRLNIKRKLGIEGQAELIRYAVQHAQFEGSKPE from the coding sequence ATGACGATCAGGATACTGCTGGTGGACGACCACCCTCTCGTGCGCGACGGCTTGCGCGCGCGGCTGGAGGCCATGCCGCAGTTCGACGTGGTGGCCGAGGCGGGCGGCGCGGCCGAGGCGCTGGAACAGGCCAGCGTGCAGACGCCCGACCTGGTCCTAATGGATATCAATATGCGCGGCGTGAACGGCATCGAAGCCACGGCCCAGTTCCGCGAACGCTTCCCGGATATCGCCGTACTGATACTGTCCATGCACGATAAGCTGGAATATGTATCGCAGGCGATCCAGGCCGGCGCGCGCGGCTATGTGCTGAAAGACGCGCCGGGCAAGGATATTGTAGTGGCGATTGAAACCGTGATGTCGGGCGGGATCTACTACAGCGCCGCACTGGCCCGCCAGCTGGCCCGCCCGCAGAACCAGGACAACCAGCTGACGTCGCGCGAGCACGAAGTGCTACAGCACATCGCCAACGGCCAATCCAACAAGCAGATCGCGCGCGACCTGGACCTGAGCGTGCGCACGGTGGAAACGCACCGCCTGAACATCAAGCGCAAGCTGGGCATCGAAGGCCAGGCGGAGCTGATCAGGTACGCCGTCCAGCATGCGCAATTCGAGGGCAGCAAGCCGGAGTAA
- a CDS encoding EAL and HDOD domain-containing protein, giving the protein MSASDSSTFPLVGLQAVSNAQHQWVALAFHLTPQAGLAAPALAQLFAYPDMRAALAPLDFIVSLDDPLHVDEALATSLPAQHTILRVPAAACAKSEVQNRCRELSERGFRLMVDGEAGLDAGKAGMRALSADAGGGLPSMVSILTLAGPHWASNVADKACLENWRSAGFSWFSGAYTREGVPEAPNGDGTSRKRLLALLGLLARDADSRELEILLKQDPALAYHLLKLVNSAAFAPAAPIHSFTQAINVLGRRQLQRWLQLLLYARQQDEGGANALLPLAAVRGAQMEFLCKERGGDRDAQDMAFVAGVFSLLDVLLGMPMTEIVSALSLDLDVVRALLDRAGPLGDMLGLTEAEHPDPARLQALGIDTETHWRGLLQAYHWAIQVSRNL; this is encoded by the coding sequence ATGTCCGCATCTGATTCAAGTACCTTCCCGCTCGTGGGATTGCAAGCGGTGTCCAACGCCCAGCATCAATGGGTGGCACTGGCTTTCCATCTTACTCCCCAAGCCGGGCTGGCCGCGCCAGCCTTGGCACAGCTATTTGCCTATCCCGACATGCGCGCCGCGCTGGCGCCGCTCGATTTCATCGTCTCCCTCGACGATCCGCTGCATGTGGACGAAGCGCTGGCTACCAGCCTGCCGGCACAGCACACCATCCTGCGCGTGCCCGCCGCCGCCTGCGCCAAGAGCGAGGTGCAGAACAGATGCCGTGAACTGTCCGAACGCGGCTTCCGCCTGATGGTCGATGGCGAGGCCGGCCTCGATGCGGGCAAGGCCGGCATGCGCGCCTTGTCGGCCGATGCCGGTGGCGGCCTGCCGTCGATGGTCTCGATCCTCACGCTGGCCGGTCCGCACTGGGCCAGCAATGTGGCCGACAAAGCCTGCCTGGAAAACTGGCGTAGCGCCGGCTTCTCCTGGTTCAGCGGCGCGTACACCCGCGAAGGCGTGCCCGAAGCGCCGAACGGCGACGGCACCTCGCGCAAACGCCTGCTTGCCCTGCTTGGCCTGCTGGCGCGCGATGCCGATTCGCGCGAACTGGAAATCCTGCTCAAGCAAGACCCCGCGCTGGCCTACCATCTGCTCAAGCTGGTCAACTCCGCCGCGTTCGCGCCCGCCGCGCCGATCCACAGCTTCACCCAGGCCATCAATGTGCTGGGCCGCCGCCAATTGCAGCGCTGGCTGCAGCTGCTGCTCTATGCGCGCCAGCAGGACGAAGGCGGCGCCAATGCGCTGCTGCCGTTGGCCGCCGTGCGCGGCGCGCAAATGGAATTCCTGTGCAAGGAACGCGGCGGCGACCGCGACGCGCAGGACATGGCCTTCGTCGCCGGCGTTTTCAGCCTGCTCGACGTCTTGCTCGGCATGCCGATGACGGAAATCGTCAGCGCCCTCAGTCTCGATCTCGACGTGGTGCGCGCCTTACTGGACCGCGCCGGTCCGCTGGGCGATATGCTGGGCCTGACGGAAGCCGAACATCCCGATCCCGCCCGCCTGCAGGCACTGGGCATCGACACCGAAACCCACTGGCGCGGCCTGTTGCAGGCCTACCACTGGGCGATCCAGGTCAGCAGGAATCTATGA
- a CDS encoding bifunctional diguanylate cyclase/phosphodiesterase, with translation MNTLAHPVSDFLGNSAALCDAVLRLRGPALAEELGRIARSVMNSPEGRYVPAGEEEAMLLLGTGEGLRQEVRFDEHYFGRFEVSGRSGYSDGDRQHLASLATLAASVLQVHSVAQRTTHAYVQVEAQLQHQSQILEQIHESVLTMDLNGFITSWNKGAERLFGYSAVEAVGRNILFLYDDEDASFHDNFLEQGGRLMEVRRRKKSGEVFWASLSLSPLCDMEDRSIGLIAYLTDITERKLAEERIHHLAYYDALTNLPNRTLLTKLVDQALTVAQRSKLHGCVLFIDLNRFKLINDTLGRKTGDELLREVAQRFRHVLREQDVVARLGGDEFAVGLFELGQHYEASMVAHKLLAALNEPFMIDGHDLRVGASIGISVYPQDGGDAETLLRLADIAMYRAKQGTGDGEHVAFYSQDMNQGMQERMRVESGLRHALGNGQLTLHYQPKFSIQTGHIIGAEALVRWHHPERGMVPPAEFIPLAEATGLVVQLGEWVLEAACAQAQAWKEAGLPPIRLAVNVSAREFTSALPGRVKDTLLRYGLEPSWLELEITESTLMHNIDRVIGIMDRITALGVTLSLDDFGTGYSSLSYLKRFPIDTLKIDRSFTTGIPLDANDCAIASTIISIAQQLKHKVIAEGVETVEQLAFLKDSGCDEVQGYLFSKPLPAAEFEKALKESWGREG, from the coding sequence ATGAACACGCTGGCGCATCCGGTCTCCGACTTCCTGGGCAACAGCGCGGCACTCTGCGACGCAGTGCTGCGCCTGCGTGGTCCAGCCCTAGCCGAAGAACTCGGACGGATCGCCCGCAGCGTCATGAACAGTCCCGAAGGCCGCTACGTGCCGGCGGGCGAAGAAGAAGCGATGCTCCTGCTCGGCACCGGCGAAGGCCTGCGCCAGGAAGTGCGCTTCGACGAACATTATTTTGGCCGCTTCGAAGTCTCTGGCCGCAGCGGCTACAGCGACGGCGACCGCCAGCACCTGGCCAGCCTTGCGACCTTGGCCGCCAGCGTGCTGCAAGTGCACTCCGTGGCCCAGCGCACCACCCACGCCTACGTGCAGGTCGAAGCCCAGCTCCAGCACCAGTCCCAGATCCTGGAACAGATCCACGAATCCGTGCTGACCATGGACCTGAACGGCTTCATCACCAGCTGGAACAAAGGGGCCGAGCGCCTGTTCGGCTACAGCGCGGTGGAAGCGGTGGGCCGCAACATTCTCTTCCTGTACGACGACGAAGACGCCTCCTTCCACGACAACTTCCTGGAGCAGGGCGGACGGCTGATGGAAGTCCGGCGCCGCAAAAAATCCGGCGAAGTATTCTGGGCCAGCCTCTCGCTGTCGCCGCTATGCGATATGGAAGACCGCTCCATCGGCCTGATCGCCTATCTGACCGACATCACCGAGCGCAAGCTGGCGGAAGAGCGCATCCACCATCTGGCCTACTACGACGCGCTCACCAATCTGCCCAACCGCACCCTGCTCACCAAGCTGGTCGACCAGGCCCTGACCGTGGCCCAGCGCAGCAAGCTGCATGGCTGCGTGCTGTTCATCGACTTGAACCGCTTCAAGCTGATTAACGACACACTGGGCCGCAAGACCGGCGACGAACTGCTGCGCGAAGTGGCGCAACGCTTCCGCCACGTGCTGCGCGAACAGGACGTGGTGGCGCGCCTGGGCGGCGACGAATTCGCCGTCGGCCTGTTCGAACTGGGCCAGCACTACGAAGCCAGCATGGTCGCGCACAAGCTGCTCGCCGCACTGAACGAACCGTTCATGATCGACGGCCACGATCTGCGCGTGGGCGCCAGCATCGGCATCAGCGTCTATCCGCAAGACGGCGGCGACGCCGAGACCCTGCTGCGCCTGGCCGACATCGCCATGTACCGCGCCAAGCAGGGCACGGGCGACGGCGAACACGTTGCGTTTTACAGCCAGGACATGAACCAGGGCATGCAGGAACGCATGCGCGTCGAATCCGGCCTGCGCCACGCACTCGGCAACGGCCAACTGACGCTGCATTACCAGCCCAAATTCTCCATCCAGACTGGCCACATCATCGGCGCCGAAGCGCTGGTGCGCTGGCACCATCCGGAACGCGGCATGGTGCCGCCCGCCGAATTCATCCCCCTGGCTGAGGCTACGGGGTTGGTCGTGCAGCTCGGCGAATGGGTGCTGGAAGCCGCCTGCGCCCAGGCCCAGGCCTGGAAAGAAGCCGGGCTGCCGCCGATCCGCCTGGCCGTCAACGTCTCCGCGCGCGAATTCACCTCCGCCTTGCCGGGGCGCGTCAAAGACACGCTGCTGCGCTACGGCCTGGAGCCATCGTGGCTGGAGCTCGAGATCACCGAAAGCACGCTGATGCACAATATCGACCGCGTGATCGGCATCATGGACCGCATCACAGCGCTCGGCGTGACCCTATCTCTGGACGATTTCGGCACAGGCTACTCCAGCCTGTCCTATCTGAAGCGCTTCCCCATCGACACGCTCAAGATCGACCGCTCCTTCACCACCGGCATCCCGCTTGACGCCAACGACTGCGCGATTGCCAGCACCATCATCAGCATTGCCCAGCAGCTCAAGCACAAAGTGATTGCCGAAGGTGTCGAAACGGTCGAGCAGCTCGCCTTCCTCAAAGATTCCGGCTGTGACGAAGTACAAGGGTATTTGTTCTCCAAACCCCTACCGGCGGCCGAGTTCGAGAAAGCGCTCAAAGAGAGCTGGGGACGGGAAGGATGA